The DNA window GGCCTGTGCCTGTTGTAGGGTGCTCCATCAACTCGCTAAGCAGCTTTTCTATTTTCTTTAAAACAACTTTATCTCCTGCCTTCTTATGTTTCTTAATATCATCTAAAGCAATTTCAGTAAACTTTAAGGTGTAACTCATAATCCTAATAAATCACTTATTCCTTCGGAAGTGGATATGGTCTTTACTTTACCTTCTTCAGCCTGCTTAATGCTTTCTTTAATTCTTTCTACCATTTTAGCATTAAAATATACATCATCTTCATTTATCGGAGTTAAAGCATATGCTTTATCCTTTCCACGTTGAATGATTATTTGTTCTCCTTTATCTGCTCTTTCAAAGTAAAGCCTTTGATTTTGCCTGAATTCTCTACTACTAATTACCAACATATCTTTAAATCCTTAAGTGTACCATT is part of the Lentimicrobium sp. L6 genome and encodes:
- a CDS encoding Txe/YoeB family addiction module toxin; its protein translation is MSYTLKFTEIALDDIKKHKKAGDKVVLKKIEKLLSELMEHPTTGTGQPEQLKHNLAGLYSRRINQKHRLVYSINNEIVTVLVLSAWAHYGDR
- a CDS encoding type II toxin-antitoxin system Phd/YefM family antitoxin produces the protein MLVISSREFRQNQRLYFERADKGEQIIIQRGKDKAYALTPINEDDVYFNAKMVERIKESIKQAEEGKVKTISTSEGISDLLGL